A window of Scylla paramamosain isolate STU-SP2022 chromosome 36, ASM3559412v1, whole genome shotgun sequence genomic DNA:
tctctctctctctctctctctctcagctttggaTTAGTAACCCCGTTGACAGAAGTGACACCCGCGTTTTCTCttctcagatgtaaacaaagcggtaGATTCCTTCCAGCTGGTGATAAAActtcctctcgctctccctcactctcccacgtcACGGAAGTAGTGATATAAAGCAcacgaggaggaagtgagaggatatatataatgctgtgtgtgtgtgtgtgtgtgtgtgtaaagaagaaaatgttatatctacgtgtttaaaagtttcctaCATTTAAGTCAAAAgaggctggctgactggctgatgctgctgctgttgtggatTTAATTGCTCGTctatgttcctttgtgctgtgagggaaagtgtgtgtgtgtgtgtgtgtgtgtgtgtgtgtgtgtgtgtgtgtgtgtgtgtgtgtgaaggaagaaagggttggtgtttaggggtctgggatgagaaaacgagtgatttgttttgtagccttcagaaaaaaaatattaaagtttttacagtgggaaaattttggtggtgagggagaatatgactaaaatattacctcaaatttaacctaacgtggtggagcttcacactcctcagctgcccctaaccaaaccaagcctaacccaaagaagcctaccctaacttctgtctggtgcttcctcctccccaagactggctatctcgtgtcttaatcccaagctagcctaaccaaactttatctaacctagccaaaccttacctaagcaaggctaacctagccaaaccttacctaacctaacctaacctcacctaaagaagcctagccaaacctaacataacctaccctagcctaacctaacctagcctaacctaacctcacctaacttaacgaagcatagccaaacctaacctaacctagcctaaccaaacctaatctaacctacatcctcttcccacagccccacttaacctaacctaatgtaactttcagAGCAATGGCAACCCTCCGATCCGGCAAGCAGGTTGGCGGCAGCAATGGCggtggcagcggcagcagtggtgaggtggacggcagggacagaggggcagtacaggctgcggacatcaaagagaaggtgagcagggtgttgtgttggtgtgtgttgctaagctgagATGTAAAGTGTTTGGTTGTCAACACGctgcaatatttgtcactcaaggctcatgcaacactgcctccatgcacaagtgtgtcgggaaagtgatttaaagtcgtaaaaaatgttgttttactttatttatttatttattttgttttattttttgtatatataggagggacactggtcaaaggcaactaaatacaataagaaaaatatactgagaaaaaaataaaagataaaaaaagacctcacttaacctaacctaacatatgctaacttaacctaacctaacttaacctaacctaacttaacctaacctaacttaacctaacctaacctaacctaaccaaacctaacttaacctaacttaacctaacctaacataacctaacataacctaacctaacctaacacccacagaGGAACGCGCGGACAAGCAAGGTGGTATTCGGTagtctgatcctggacctgCTCGGCTTCACGGTGGTGGTGCCTCTGTCTCCTGCTCTCCTCGACTGTTACTCAAAGCACGACTCCAgcggcttgtattcctctctGCTCTCCTGTGTTACTTATTACCAGCATATCATCAGCGTTCCTGCGAGGTTCCACTCTGTCTTGTTTTGGTGGTATgtgggtgtgttgtgttttgtattggtttatatatttctagtttgtttttattattattttttttcaatttttttttatcctattatctatttatttatttttgtttgtttgtttgtttgtttgtagggtgtgtgtgtttgtttgtgttcctgctgttctatattgcagcttgttttcttgtttttgtttttttggttattgttattttgtgttttattccctttcattgTTCTGAGGAtgttttcaggtgtttttggggtgttttggggtgtttttggggtgttttggagtgttttcggttgtttttgtagtgttttgtggtgttttggtgtattttgagggtgttttggtgtgtttttggagtgtttttgggtaTATTGAGgatgttttagtgtgtttttggagtgttttggggtgttttggtgtattttgagggtgttttggtgtgtttttggagtttttgggttgttttggggtattttaagggtgttttggtgtgtttttgtagtgtttgaggatgctttggtgtgttttgggatgtttttgggtgtttttgggtattttaagagtgttttggtgtgtttttgaagtgttttgggatgctttggtgtgttttggggtattttgagggtgttttggtgtgtttttggagtgttttgggatatTTTGTGTActttggggtattttgagggtgtttaaaggtgttgtgatggtgttaaatattttgtttgtttacttttttttaactttttattttcttatgcattattttatttcttatttatattgtggtgtgttgtcggtgtgtcctaacctaacctaaccagcctaccctctcctaacctcccctcaacccacaggcactgattggcgtgacattcagCATAGGCTTCACCGTCGGGCACACTGTGGGGGCTGCGTTCTCCCGCTGGGGAAGTATTGGGTGGTTCGCGGCCTCGGCTGTCTACGCACGCACTCTCACTGTggctaacataatattctttgctgtcttcttccaggaatcgctgcctgaggtgtgtgtgtgtgtgtgtgtctcatttattttttttattatgtatattttttttttttttgtataatttttgcttatttttttttttcctttcattttttctttctttgcttattttgtaatttgtttgtatttccttgtgtctctgaatgttgttaaagagaggtgcattgtgagtaaagcatcattttctctttcctttcctcatttctttacttttccctcttattccttcctttctgtcatcctttctattcattacaaaccctttctctcattttccttaccataaaccatcaaaacatcttaacaatctcatttaaatcacttttcttttcattatcatctgtttgtttacattctcttgctttctttcacttattaattcattacactcctttttgtgtgtttaggaatgttttgagatattttggggtgttttggaggtgttttggggtgttttttcaagtgttttgaggtaaattgtctgtttttgggtatatttgtctgtttttgtctgttttttgggtattattggggttttggaggtgttttgggggtgtttttgtaagtgttttgaggtaaattgtcttttttgggtattttttgggttttggagatgttttgggggagtttttgcaagtgttttgaggtaaattgtcttttttgggtattattggggttttggaggtgttttttcaagtgttttgaggtaaattgtcttttttttgggtattattggggttttggaggtgttttgggggtgttttttcaagtgttttgaggtaaattgtctgtttttgggtgtttaatggtgttttgggagtgttttgcaagtttttgaggtaaatagtgtgttttggggtgtttaatggtgttttgagagtgttttgcaagtgttttgaggtaaatagtgtgttttggggtgtttaattttgttttgggagtgttttgcaagtgttttgaggtaaatagtttgttttggggtgtttaatggtgtcttggtggtgtttcagggttatataggggtgtttgggggtgatctagggtaagtagtgttatcaaggctgtagtggaagttactgtgggttttcaaagggtgtttccatggtgattcacttgtattttatcccttgtacagtaaaactccctttccctgagttggcaacactgtttgtttacgttcgctgttgtctcgtcgtgtgtgagtcagatttgtgtcttgttcttccaccgcagggcagaaggaggagggacatcggtgccagtttgaccgaggcttgggaggtgatcaatcctagggctctgttctccgtcagctgtgtcaagggcctgggcagagaaggtgtgtgtgtgtgtgtttgtatgttcagtattgtgtgtttgttcgtgtttgtagtattgtgtgtgtgtgtgtgtgtgtgtactagcaaatattcccttatgtttactcctgaaacacacacacacacacacacacacacacacacacacacacacacacacacacacacacacacacacacacacacaccacctgttcctcctcctcctcctctcccttcattcatacacacacacacacacacacacacacacacacacacacacacacacacacacacacacacacacacacacacacacacacacacacacacacacactacctcccgttcctcctcctcctcctctcccttcattcataaacatctgtctttctctctctctgtaaaacgcatgaaattaatacaacttagccgagtttacttcctctacctgttcctgtattccagcctggagttaacgctgatcttcgcgacccaccacaagcatagttacgactcgttggcgcaggaccgcaagttttccttcctgggcctggtcatggcaattacacagagagggtttatgcgaagtgttaagactggaactgaaaaagcaactgccaattaggtatggtgtgttctggggtttgtgtgtgtgtgtgtgtgtgtgtgtgtgtgtgtgtgtgtgtgttggagagggtttgtgtgtgtgtgtggccgggaaagggttgcctgtgtgtgtgttttcaagggtgttttcatggttcgagtttaacagggtgtagtggaagttactgaggttttcaagggtgtttttcttggttcttgtttaacagggtgtagtggaagttactggggttttcaagggtgttttcatggtttttgtttaacagggtgtagtggaagttactggggttttcaagggtgttttcatggttctagtctaacaggctgtagtgcaagttactggggttttcaaggatgttttcatggttctagtttaatgggctgtagtggaagttactgaggtttacaaagtatattttcaaatctatatttttactgtgtagaattacaatataaaacaacaggatttatcagtaacagtttaagtaacaattagtttaagatcatattattttcttttccttgcatttaatcattgtatgcctgtatctaattcatgttggtttcacaggcacacacctacattgtgatgcagctccttggaggtggagagctggctgcctcggaggatcaggaaacacgagaggttcacagaggctcgcctcgggcttcggtcgtcgtgaggaacctggtgtcagcagttcactacgtgcacaggaaaagcatcagtgttcacggagacctaaagccagacaggggtgaaaagggttggtgttgaggatagacagaaaagaaaagaaaggaaaggtaaaaaaaggaagtttttttgcattgattttccatctgcttattttaaagaatttattgcatggaatattattgatctccatcatttgtatggcctttataataaaaagtatgaatttattccattcagatattatccttctccgaggccattctaatctaaacatcttttcacggaatctcttgttcaaggattcttctgaagattcagttattaagattgtggattttgggtttgcacatttgatgcctgacaaggaaaaggatggcagcacgaagacaccgtgcttcactgttcactatgcagcgccagaagtgttgctgcaagctgtgcagaagggagcaaatggtaccgcttgaacattcatgcactggttgagtatcttgtgtgtaattttatgatgaaaggtttttaatgcagggacagttgtttataggcatttttacattatttttagtgtacaaccatccaaaaggcatttagctcagtgttactgcaacaaccacacagtactgaatgtagggtttcctgtttcattagagatttctctgcagtggtgttttcaatacaaggagtgttttctatagttattttctttattttgagggcttgctataatatcctgcacaactctaaaaatacatcaaattaacctcccaccaaagcacaatacagacacttccattggctgtaacattactgctaatactgcaacattcttcctgaggggaaccacacacattaacaataacacatgttacaaaaaactacaccaaacatattaagctcaacatttttgtataataatttttagaaacatgaatgaccaaaaatggttctaggataaaagaggaaaaaaatgacagaacactacagcataacagtacaaatggcaggtgtgtctcttttctcttattccttatttgcaaGGATTAAAGCTGTTACCTTCTTGTTACACAAGAAGTGGGACGGTACAGTTCGCTAAGCTGCCGGTACACGTAGGATGGTGCAGTACCtcgactgaaataaaagagatttaaatggtcagcagccattatttaaagctaagtgagtagatgtgcaagataaacagggtacagtaaaatccctcttatccggcatcaacgggaccgccgacgtgccggatacttgaatagaagtgaaattatgtccacaacgaccaccctacactcacgcatcttaccacaacaatgatcagctgatctgatcagctgcttaaggaTTCATACCTAAAGGTTCCGATACTACGAACATGGACGGTGTCCGGTACAGCTCCTGGTGCTCGCTTCTGACGTCACCAGCGAGCCTTTTCGCTTTCCATTGTATCTGGTAACAGTTTTGACCGACGGACACTGCTCGACCGTGTGGACGCACCTTAACACCGACATAATTGCATACCTGTGTTGCCAGTAGACATCAGCTTCGAACGTGGTCTGCTGGGTTTTGGTCTGGTGAAGTGAGTTTGCAGCTTCATCTGGTACCACCGTTACCATATGAACTTCTCTCGTTTCAACGTTTACAACGTCATCCTGCTTTCTCTTGTGATATGGTAATAGTGGGTGTCCGACAATGTTCGACTGTGTGGATGCACCTTTAGTAAACTAATCCATATTGTGTAATCCATACTGTGGCAAATATTTTGCTATTGAATTACTATTAATATAGcaatttattaatttaaattAAACTATTATCTTTTTGCAGCTCTGATGTTGGCAGTGAGGATCAGTCCTCTCTCCCTTGGAAGCCAAGATGTGAAGGAATCCTTGTGAATACGAGTGTGAATGTCTTTTGTACTCGTATAAATACCACATCTTTACCTCCCTTGTGGAGATTGTCATTTGATGTGTATACTTTTCCCGACAAGGACATGACTTGGTTAGGCATACTGTTTGTGGATTATCTGTAACAAATGCTTGAAAGGGACAGAACAACAAGTCAAATAACCAGATTTCCTATTGCAAGTTTCAGTGAAAATTTCATTCAGTTGGCCCAGTAGCACAAAGCACTTGTGGTTTTATAATGGTGTTACAGCTTTATATTCAGTATTTAAGAAAGCAGCAGCACTCATGGTACAGTGATAGCAGCATTCTGTTTGACAAAGGATAAATTATATAGTTTTTGAATCATGTTTGCTACAGTGTTTAAAGTTTTTACTTTCAAAATGTACATGCAAGTGACCATCACACAGCTGCCTGGTTGTGTAGTGGAGGTGGGAAACTGCATCTATGCTAATCCAGCACAGCCACGTGTCTGACAGCAGCAGCTGTGCTGTCACAATGTTACACCAACTGAACTGTAACGAGACATTCGTTGAGGCAGCTGTTGTGACAGACCAGAGGTGATTGCTTGCTATCACACAATGTGTCTGCTTGCCATCACATGGTGTCCTCAGCTTCCGGGTCACCTCACAAGACAAGGTTTATAGGATTGCTTGTGATCATGTAGGCCACTTATATGGATATTTTTTATAGGATTGCGTGCAGTTAATTTATATAGGATTGCTTGCACCATGTATAGGAGGAGGGTATTGCTTGCTGCATGTAGATAGGAGGAGGCGTGCTTGAGACCGTATGAACATAACTGATGAATACATAGTTGGCACTCACCATGGGGTGGCAATGCAATGGAAGAAAGTTGCTGCAGCAGCATTCCAATCCTATGCCATGTCTACACCCACAAGAGGGGAGTTACCCACAGAACAATAAGTAGGCGTGTCATGGGGGAGGTTGTATTTTGCCAATACCAATCATCAGATGCGGAAGCCGTGCAGTTGTGCAGTGAGGCACAGTAGTTTGTTCATTGGAGGTGTGCATCTGGGATAAGAGTGGTGAGCATGTCTTGGATTGTTACATTTATACAAGTGCCATTGAGAGGCTATTGTCTCTATATCCTCAGTAAACTTGTTAGATCtctaattttatttatattctagaTGTACAATACCTCATTTCTATTGATTTACAATAGCTGAAATACTGGCCGTAGAGCAGGCACAATAGATTTCGGagggattatatatatatatatatatatatatatatatatatatatatatatatatatatataacaatggGGGAGTCCTGAGAACTCTTACAACAACAGGAAGCTCGTTACTCGCAACGCTATGGAGTCTGACACTGGAAACCCTTACTGTACAAACACCGCTGGAATACAGAAGTATCTCCATTTGGAAGGCAGAAGAAAATTTACCATGATCTTTCACCCATGTGGTGATAAGCTAAAATACTAAATTTATAAGACGTCCCCAAGTAATTTGCTCCCTAAATTACGCTCCTTAAAATATTTTTATCACTCATTTCTAGAACGAGGGTAAGAATTCCCAATCGATACAAAATTAAACCAAGAAATCACAGCAAGGAATACCACCACAGACTGTAACAGAACTGCAAGGCAAAGTGCGGCGATCTACACCCCATCAGCTACCAGGACGCTGATGACCACCCGCGACCCAGCAGGGACCTTCCTGCCACTATCTCCCTAGAACGATGCAGGGCCTGATGAGCGAGTCAAAGACAGGGGGCCGAAGGCAATATGATGTTCGAGATATTACATGAATTCTGTTCCCTACTTCTATTACCTAGTTCATGGTCCTCTGTCCCCATCCCAAATAAACCATTTATATGAAGAGCCATTCTCTATTACTTTTAACTTTCTTAACCGCCCAAACTCAACACATTACTTTGCTGGAAGAGTTTAGGAAGAATCGGTTAATAAGTGTTATAGTAAGAAAGCACTTGAATATTTACAATTTTTCGTGTAGTAGTGCAGTCAAAAGCCAACGCATTGCAGACTTACGTAGTTTGAAGTCTGGACGCAGACGCAAGTGAGAGTATTGATAAACTACCCACTAAAATACTGTACCGACTGTCATTCAAATTCACATCAATTAATGAGGACATTAATTTCGGTTCTAAAAACTAACCGCAGAACGAGAACAGTAATTACGGCTCTAAACAAAAATAGCCGCAGAGAATGAGGTTTTAACAGTCAACACACTAGGAGGATGAGGTTTCAACAATACTAGTCACCACATTAGCCGTCAGAGAATGAAAGGGGGGCCTGTAAACCTAACCATGATGGACGTAACATGCGCAACCCtagcagaaggaaaagaggaacagaaatatAGCTAAACATTACTAGGGTAATCACTGGCTTTTGACTTTAtgacgggacacacacacaaaccctctccaacacacacacacacacacacacacacaaacccaagAACACACCATACCTAATTGGCAGTTGCTTTTTCAGTTCCAGTCTTAACACTTCGCATAAACCCTCTCTGTGTAATTGCCATGACCAGGCCCAGGAAGGAAATCTTGCGGTCCTGCGCCAACGAGTCGTAACTATGCTTGTGGTGGGTCGCGAAGATCAGCGTTAACTCCAGGCTGGAATACAGGAACAGGTAGAGGAAGTAAACTCGGCTAAGTTGTATTAATTTCATGcgttctacagagagagagaaagacagatgtttatgaatgaagggagaggaggaggaggaggaggaacgggaggtagtgtgtgtgtgtgtgtgtgtgtgtgtgtgtgtgtgtgtgtgtgtgtgtgtgtgtgtgtgtgtgtgtgtgtgtgtgtgtgtgtgtgtgtgaatgaagggagaggaggaggaggaggaacgggaggtggtgtgtgtgtgtgtgtgtgtgtgtgtgtgtgtgtgtgtgtgtgtgtgtgtgtgtgtgtgtgtgtgtgtgtgtgtgtgtgtgtgtgtgtgtgtgtatgaatgaagggagaggaggaggaggaggaacgggaggtggtgtgtgtgtgtgtgtgtgtgtgtgtgtgtgtttcaggagtaaacataagggaatatttgctagtacacacacacacacacacacacacacacacacacacacacacacacacacacacacacacacaatactacaaacacgaacaaacacacaatactgaacatacaaatacacacacacacaccttctctgcccaggcccttgacacagctgacggagaacagagccctaggattgatcacctcccaagcctcggtcaaactggcaccgatgtccctcctccttctgccctgcggtggaagaacaagacacaaatctgactcacacacgacgagacaacagcgaacgtaaacaaacagtgttgccaactcagggaaagggagttttactgtacaagggataaaatacaagtgaatcaccatggaaacaccctttgaaaacccacagtaacttccactacagccttgatAACAGTACTTACCCTAgatcacccccaaacacccctatataaccctgaaacaccaccaagacaccattaaacaccccaaaacaaactatttacctcaaaacacttgcaaaacactcccaaaacaaaattaaacaccccaaaacaacactatttacctcaaaacacttgcaaaacactctcaaaacaccattaaacaccccaaaacacactatttacctcaaaaacttgcaaaacactcccaaaacaccattaaacacccaaaaacagacaatttacctcaaaacacttgaaaaaacacccccaaaacacctcctaaaccccaataatacccaaaaaaagacaatttacctcaaaacacttgaaaaaacacctccaaaaccccaataatacccaaaaaagacaatttacctcaaaacacttgcaaaaacacccccaaaacatctccaaaacccaaaaaatacccaaaaaagacaatttacctcaaaacacttgcaaacacacccccaaaacacctccaaaaccccaataatacccaaaaaacagacaaaaacagacaaatatacccaaaaacagacaatttacctcaaaacacttgaaaatacaccccaaaacacctccaaaacaccccaaaatatctcaaaacattcctaaacacacaaacaggagtgtaatgaattaataagtgaaagaaagcaagagaatgtaaacaaacagatggtaatgaaaagaaaagtgatttaaatgagattgttaagatgttttgatggtttatggtaaggaaaatgagagaaagggtttgtaatgaatagaaaggatgacagaaaggaaggaataagagggaaaagtaaagaaatgtggaaaggaaagagaaaatgatgctttactcacaatgcacctctctttaacaacattcagagacacaaggaaatacaaacaaattacaaaataagcaaagaaagaaaaaatgaaaggaaaaaaaaaataagcaaaaattatacaaaaacaaaaaaaatatacataataaaaaaaataaatgagacacacacacacacacacacacacacctcaggcagcgattcctggaagaagacagcaaagaatattatgttagccACAGTGAGAGTGCGTGCGTAGACAGCCGAGGACGTGAACCACCCAGTACTTCCCCAGCGGGAGAACGCAGCCCCCACAGTGTGCCCGACGGTGAAGCCTATGctgaatgtcacgccaatcagtgcctgtgggttgaggggaggttaggagagggtaggctggttaggttaggttaggacacaccgacaacacaccacaatataaataagaaataaaataatgcataagaaaataaaaagttaaaaaaaagtaaacaaacaaaatatttaacaccaccacaacacctttaaacaccctcaaaataccccaaagTACACAACatatcccaaaacactccaaaaacacaccaaaacaccctcaaaataccccaaaacacaccaaagc
This region includes:
- the LOC135091124 gene encoding uncharacterized protein LOC135091124, with translation MATLRSGKQVGGSNGGGSGSSGEVDGRDRGAVQAADIKEKRNARTSKVVFGSLILDLLGFTVVVPLSPALLDCYSKHDSSGLYSSLLSCVTYYQHIISVPARFHSVLFWCLELTLIFATHHKHSYDSLAQDRKFSFLGLVMAITQRGFMRSVKTGTEKATAN